The Syntrophobacterales bacterium genome segment GGGATGATTTATTTCCCCTGGGCAAATAGAGAAGAGGCCTTTCAGCGGGCCGTTGCCGAGGACATCATTGATTTCCTGGAATTGGAACATGTAAGGGGATCCGTTGTGGGAATGCTGGCCTATGGATTAAGAAAGCGGGTCGAACTGGGACGCGCCCTGGCTCTGGAGCCGAGAGTGCTCCTCCTTGACGAACCCATGGCGGGGATGAATGTTGATGAAAAGGAAGACATGGCCCGTTTTATTATCGATATTAATGAATTTTTGAAGATCCCGGTTGTATTGATTGAACACGATATGGGCGTGGTGATGGACATTGCGGATCGGATATTTGTTCTCGATTTCGGCAATGAGATTGCGGAAGGTACCCCCGAGGAGATTAAGCAAAATAAGAAGGTTATTTCGGCCTATTTAGGAACCGGATAAAAAGGGGATGAAAGAGGCCAATTTACTGCTTTATTTATAAGGAGTGCGGAATGGAAGAAATCATCAAATCGATCGTTTTGGGCATTTCCAGCGGGGGGATCTATGCCTTAATAGCCGTCAGTTATGTTGTCATCTATAAATCCACCCGCGTCTTTCCATTTTCCCAGGCCGCGGTTCTGATCATCGGCGCCTATATCATGTGGTATTGCATAATAGCATGGCATCTCCCGATATGGCTTGGATTTATCATCACCTGCGCGGGGGGAGCGATTTTGGGGATGTTCATTGAAAGGGCATTCATGCGCCCTCTGGTAGGACAGCCCATTCTGGCCCCTATCGTGGTTACCTTATCGCTGATGCTTTTTTTAAGGGGCGTGGGGATCCTGATGGGAAAAGGGGATGTACAGGGCTTCGGCGAATCCTTTTTGCCGGTAGGGGCCTGGAAAGTTGGATTTTTGCACCTCCCACAGATTCAAGTCTATGCCTTCATATTATGCGCGGTGATTATTGCAGCGCTGATATTGTTTTACCAAAAAACAAGAACCGGTCTGGGAATGAGGGTCGTCCATGAAGATCATGTCGTGGCGCAAAATTTGGGAATCAACGTCAAGCGCATCTTCCAGTATAGTTGGATCATTTCCTGTATCATCGCCTCAATCGCGGGGATGTTGCTGGGAAATATTCAAGGAGTGGGACTTGCGCTGGACGCCAACGGCATCGTTGCCATCGCCGCGGTGCTCTTCGGAGGCTTGGAATCCTTTCCGGGGGCTATCGTTGCCGGCCTTACGATAGGGATTCTTCAGATGTTGACTATCACCTATATAGCGCCTCTTCTGCCGGGCGAAACAACGATGATGATCCCCTTTGTCTTTCTGCTGCTCGTCCTTTTCATCAAACCATACGGCCTTTTTGGTTTGGTAAGAATAGAAAGGTTATAGCATTATGAACATCAACAGACCTTGCGGAACCTTTGACCGGAATTACTTCCAAGCCAAGGAACTTTACCGGACCCCGATGCGAAAAGTGCTCTTGGTACTCTTCATTATCGCGATGTATGCCTTCCCCTTTCTAATCGGCGACTACGGAATTTCGATTCTTACCCCGATCTGTGCCTTTGTCATTGGAATGTTGGGCCTCCAGATCATTACAGGTTACAGCGGTCAGATCTCGATCGGGCATGCCGCATTTATGGGCATCGGAATGTATACGGTCGCCATTCTACAGAAATATTTTGGTTTCAGCTTCTGGCTCGCGCTGCCCTTTTCCGGTTTGGTTGCAATGGCTGTCGGCATCGTATTCGGGATTCCCGCGCTGAGGATGAAGGGATTATATCTTGCGTTTGCCACATTGGCGGCACATTTCGTCATCGTCTATGTCATAAGCAACTGGCGTTCCGTAACCAACGGAACGGATGGAATGTATATGAGCAGGCCCGGAATGCTCTTCGGAATTGATTTCATGGAGGACCGCAACTATTATTTTCTTGCGCTGACGGTAACCGTT includes the following:
- a CDS encoding branched-chain amino acid ABC transporter permease; translation: MNINRPCGTFDRNYFQAKELYRTPMRKVLLVLFIIAMYAFPFLIGDYGISILTPICAFVIGMLGLQIITGYSGQISIGHAAFMGIGMYTVAILQKYFGFSFWLALPFSGLVAMAVGIVFGIPALRMKGLYLAFATLAAHFVIVYVISNWRSVTNGTDGMYMSRPGMLFGIDFMEDRNYYFLALTVTVIMTYLATNLARTKLGRSLVAVRDNDIAAELMGINVGSTKILAFGIGCFFAGVSGAVGGAYYEYVNVEWFGLDDSIWYLGFLVVGGFGSIFGAIAGAVVWKVMDELSTLVTPLADSLLGGAAFYASAAFSLLFYSLIIIIFLVFEPRGISHRWEMIKRSYRLHPFPY
- a CDS encoding branched-chain amino acid ABC transporter permease, with amino-acid sequence MEEIIKSIVLGISSGGIYALIAVSYVVIYKSTRVFPFSQAAVLIIGAYIMWYCIIAWHLPIWLGFIITCAGGAILGMFIERAFMRPLVGQPILAPIVVTLSLMLFLRGVGILMGKGDVQGFGESFLPVGAWKVGFLHLPQIQVYAFILCAVIIAALILFYQKTRTGLGMRVVHEDHVVAQNLGINVKRIFQYSWIISCIIASIAGMLLGNIQGVGLALDANGIVAIAAVLFGGLESFPGAIVAGLTIGILQMLTITYIAPLLPGETTMMIPFVFLLLVLFIKPYGLFGLVRIERL